One genomic window of Sodaliphilus pleomorphus includes the following:
- a CDS encoding beta-ketoacyl-ACP synthase III yields the protein MLNAKISGIASYLPDDVLTNDDLAQMVDTNDEWITTRVGIKERRVLKKDVGSSYMGIKAVKKLLEETGTNPDDVDLLICATSNPDYRFPSTASVILHHCDMEKKCYGYDIQAACAGFIVATYDAAAYIKSGLYKKVIVVCAEKMTSMVNYKDRSTCPLFGDGAAAVLMEPTEEPVGFQDGVFHVDGSGLEHLLYRAGGSAHPTSHATIDADENCLYQEGRPVYRHAVIDMLTSSQEIMKRNNLTCDDIQWFVPHQANLRIIEAVGGRLGISDDKVLVNIQHVGNTSAASIPICLDEYKSRLKKGDKIVLTAFGAGFTWGASYLIWAI from the coding sequence ATGCTGAACGCTAAAATAAGTGGTATTGCCTCTTACCTGCCCGACGACGTGCTCACCAACGACGACCTGGCGCAGATGGTGGATACCAACGATGAGTGGATTACTACACGCGTGGGCATCAAGGAGCGCCGTGTGCTGAAGAAAGACGTGGGTTCTTCCTACATGGGCATCAAGGCAGTGAAGAAGCTGCTCGAGGAGACCGGCACCAACCCCGACGACGTCGACTTGCTCATATGCGCCACATCCAACCCCGATTACCGCTTCCCCTCGACAGCATCGGTGATTTTACATCACTGCGACATGGAGAAGAAATGCTACGGCTACGACATTCAGGCCGCCTGTGCTGGCTTTATCGTGGCCACCTACGACGCTGCGGCCTACATCAAGAGTGGCCTTTACAAGAAGGTGATCGTGGTGTGTGCCGAGAAGATGACCTCGATGGTCAACTACAAGGACCGCTCGACGTGCCCGCTCTTTGGCGACGGTGCGGCAGCCGTGCTCATGGAGCCCACCGAGGAGCCTGTGGGCTTCCAAGACGGTGTGTTTCACGTCGACGGCAGCGGCCTCGAGCACCTGCTTTACAGGGCAGGCGGCAGCGCGCACCCCACAAGTCACGCTACTATCGACGCCGACGAGAACTGCCTCTACCAGGAGGGACGCCCCGTGTACCGCCACGCTGTGATCGACATGCTCACCTCGAGCCAGGAAATCATGAAGCGCAACAACCTCACGTGCGACGACATCCAGTGGTTTGTGCCCCATCAGGCCAACCTGCGCATCATCGAGGCTGTGGGCGGCCGCCTGGGCATAAGCGACGACAAGGTGCTGGTCAACATCCAGCACGTGGGCAACACGAGCGCTGCATCTATCCCCATCTGCCTCGACGAGTACAAGTCGCGGCTCAAGAAGGGCGACAAGATTGTGCTCACCGCCTTCGGCGCCGGCTTCACCTGGGGAGCTTCCTACCTGATCTGGGCCATCTAA
- the era gene encoding GTPase Era → MHRAGFVNIVGNPNVGKSTLSNLLVGERLSIITNKSQTTRHRIMGIVNGDDYQIVFSDTPGVLKPKFKLQESMLEYSKGALVDADILLYVTDVVEDATKNMDFLAKVAKEKIPILLVINKIDLLTGGQQQLEAIVDKWRQLLPQAEIFPTSAKVNFNVDQLMRRIVELLPENPPYFGKDALTDRSSRFFVTEIVREKILLDYDKEVPYATQVIVEQFQESETEIHIMAVIYVERESQKGIIIGHGGSKLKRVGTEARKDIEKFFGKHVYLQLYVKVEKDWRNQESKLKAFGYIE, encoded by the coding sequence ATGCATAGAGCTGGATTTGTAAACATAGTGGGCAACCCCAACGTGGGCAAGTCGACCCTGAGCAACCTGCTGGTGGGCGAGCGCCTGTCGATCATCACCAACAAGTCGCAGACCACCCGCCACCGCATCATGGGCATCGTGAACGGCGACGACTACCAAATCGTGTTCAGCGACACGCCTGGCGTGCTCAAGCCCAAGTTTAAGTTGCAAGAGAGCATGCTGGAGTACTCCAAGGGCGCCCTGGTCGATGCCGACATCCTGCTCTATGTGACCGATGTGGTGGAAGACGCCACCAAGAACATGGACTTTCTGGCCAAGGTGGCCAAGGAGAAGATACCCATATTGCTGGTCATCAACAAGATCGACCTGCTCACGGGCGGCCAGCAACAGCTTGAGGCCATCGTCGACAAGTGGCGCCAGCTGCTGCCCCAGGCCGAGATATTCCCCACCAGCGCCAAGGTGAACTTCAACGTCGACCAGCTCATGCGGCGCATCGTGGAGCTCCTGCCCGAGAACCCGCCCTACTTTGGCAAAGACGCCCTCACCGACCGCTCGAGCCGCTTCTTTGTGACCGAGATCGTGCGCGAGAAGATACTGCTCGACTACGACAAGGAGGTGCCCTATGCCACGCAGGTGATTGTGGAGCAGTTCCAGGAGAGCGAGACCGAGATTCACATCATGGCCGTTATCTATGTCGAGCGCGAGAGCCAGAAGGGCATCATCATAGGGCACGGCGGCAGCAAGCTCAAGCGTGTGGGCACCGAGGCCCGCAAAGACATCGAGAAGTTCTTTGGCAAGCACGTGTACCTGCAGCTCTATGTGAAGGTAGAGAAGGACTGGCGCAACCAGGAGAGCAAGCTCAAGGCCTTCGGCTACATCGAATAA
- a CDS encoding transporter: MKKVIEFLKNWTLPCSIVSGAAIYYIFAMVPALDGVGRAMSPVFDQALPWFLFVILFVTFCKIDYSKMRPARWHLYTSLAQVVMVVVVVFSIIYFDLRGPHRVLMECVLTCIIGPCAAASAVVTAKLGGSLESMTTYTFMSNVLTAVMIPIAFPLLEHGASLPFWHMLWLILLKVCAVLVVPMGLAYGVRRWLPRLSGAIAGVPDLGFYLWGCSLSIVSGITMRNIMHAHTTATFLVATAVVSFVLCVIQFSVGRNIGRYMGASTEAGQGLGQKNTGFAIWVASAYLTPLATVGPGCYILWQNLVNSLELWQHRRMEKKHHD, from the coding sequence ATGAAGAAGGTAATCGAATTTTTGAAAAACTGGACCCTGCCCTGCTCCATCGTGAGCGGGGCAGCCATCTACTATATATTTGCCATGGTGCCTGCGCTCGACGGCGTGGGCCGGGCGATGAGTCCGGTATTTGACCAGGCACTGCCGTGGTTCCTCTTTGTGATACTGTTTGTGACCTTTTGCAAAATCGACTACAGCAAGATGCGCCCTGCCCGCTGGCACCTCTACACGAGCCTGGCGCAGGTGGTGATGGTGGTTGTGGTGGTGTTCAGCATCATCTACTTTGACTTGCGCGGTCCCCACCGCGTGCTCATGGAGTGCGTGCTCACCTGCATCATCGGGCCCTGCGCGGCTGCCTCGGCGGTGGTCACGGCCAAGCTGGGCGGCAGCCTGGAGTCGATGACCACCTACACCTTCATGAGCAACGTGCTCACGGCGGTGATGATACCCATTGCCTTCCCGCTGCTCGAGCACGGAGCCTCGCTGCCGTTCTGGCACATGCTGTGGCTCATCTTGCTCAAGGTGTGCGCCGTGCTGGTGGTGCCCATGGGGCTGGCCTACGGGGTGCGGCGGTGGCTGCCGCGGCTCTCGGGCGCCATCGCCGGCGTGCCCGACCTGGGTTTCTACCTGTGGGGCTGCTCGCTCTCGATCGTGAGCGGCATCACCATGCGCAACATCATGCACGCCCACACCACGGCGACGTTTCTTGTTGCCACGGCTGTGGTGAGCTTTGTGCTGTGTGTCATTCAGTTCTCGGTGGGGCGCAACATAGGCCGCTACATGGGGGCCAGCACCGAGGCCGGCCAGGGGCTGGGCCAGAAGAATACCGGTTTTGCAATATGGGTGGCCAGTGCCTATCTCACCCCGCTGGCCACGGTGGGCCCCGGGTGCTACATCTTGTGGCAGAACCTGGTGAACAGCCTGGAATTGTGGCAGCACCGCCGCATGGAAAAAAAGCATCATGACTGA
- a CDS encoding polysaccharide deacetylase family protein: MRILDRLVERPPLFYRMLFPETVWRFHFFPHTVYLTFDDGPIPEVTPWVLDTLDKYGVKATFFCVGENVQRNPELFQEILRRGHSVGNHTMSHMQGAKVTTKTYLHNVFKANELIHSVLFRPPHGLIRYGQSKVLRARFTIVMYDLVSHDYSRKLNGEQVLDNVKRFARNGSIIVFHDSLKAEKNMKYALPRAIEWLREKGYNFERLPM; the protein is encoded by the coding sequence ATGCGTATATTAGACCGATTGGTTGAGCGACCGCCGCTATTCTACCGCATGTTGTTTCCCGAGACAGTGTGGCGGTTTCACTTTTTCCCCCACACGGTGTACCTCACCTTCGACGACGGCCCCATTCCCGAGGTCACGCCCTGGGTGCTCGACACGCTCGACAAGTATGGGGTGAAAGCCACTTTCTTCTGCGTGGGCGAGAACGTGCAGCGCAATCCCGAGCTATTCCAGGAGATACTGCGCCGCGGGCACAGTGTGGGCAACCACACCATGAGCCACATGCAGGGCGCCAAGGTCACGACCAAGACCTATCTGCACAACGTGTTCAAGGCCAACGAGCTCATACACTCGGTGCTCTTCCGCCCGCCTCACGGGCTCATACGCTACGGCCAGTCGAAGGTGCTGCGTGCACGGTTCACTATTGTGATGTATGACCTGGTGAGCCACGACTACAGCCGCAAGCTCAACGGCGAGCAGGTGCTCGACAACGTGAAGCGCTTTGCCCGCAACGGGTCGATCATCGTGTTTCACGACTCGCTCAAGGCCGAGAAAAACATGAAATATGCCCTGCCGCGTGCCATCGAGTGGCTCAGGGAGAAAGGTTACAACTTTGAGCGGCTCCCCATGTGA
- the der gene encoding ribosome biogenesis GTPase Der, translated as MGRLIAIVGRPNVGKSTLFNRLTKTRAAIVNDTSGTTRDRQYGKTEWNGMEMSVVDTGGWVVNSDDIFEGEINKQVQLAIDEADVILFMVDIKGGVTDLDEMVASILRRSNKPVIVVTNKDDNNEGIYAEAEFYSLGLGQPYSISAINGTGTGDLLDEVVRKMPKEEVESVDESLPRFAIVGRPNAGKSSLINALMDEQRNIVTDIAGTTRDSIYSRYNKFGFDFYLVDTAGIRKKNKVNEDIEYYSVLRSIRAIEYSDVCILIIDATRGIESQDVNIFSIIEKNRKGLVVLVNKWDIAHDKSMKSIDYMEQTIKARFAPFTDFPIVFGSALTKQRIFKVLQEAINVQENRKRIIPTSQLNNAMQEIIGAYPPPATKGKLVKIKYVTMLKEAKVPTFVFFCNLPQWIKDPYKRYLENQIRERWNFAGTPINLYFRQK; from the coding sequence ATGGGAAGATTAATAGCAATAGTGGGACGCCCCAACGTGGGCAAGTCAACCCTGTTTAACCGCTTGACCAAGACGCGCGCCGCCATTGTGAACGACACCAGCGGCACCACGCGCGACCGCCAGTATGGCAAGACCGAGTGGAACGGCATGGAAATGTCGGTGGTCGACACCGGCGGCTGGGTGGTGAACAGCGACGATATCTTTGAAGGCGAAATCAACAAGCAGGTGCAACTGGCCATCGACGAGGCCGACGTCATCCTGTTTATGGTCGACATCAAGGGCGGTGTGACCGACCTCGATGAGATGGTGGCCTCGATACTGCGTCGCAGCAACAAGCCCGTGATAGTGGTCACCAACAAGGACGACAACAACGAGGGCATCTATGCCGAGGCCGAGTTTTACTCGCTGGGTCTGGGCCAGCCCTACTCGATATCGGCCATCAACGGCACGGGCACAGGCGACCTGCTCGACGAGGTGGTGCGCAAGATGCCCAAAGAGGAGGTTGAGAGCGTCGACGAGAGCCTGCCCCGCTTTGCCATCGTGGGGCGGCCCAATGCCGGCAAGTCGTCGCTCATCAACGCGCTCATGGACGAGCAGCGCAACATCGTGACCGACATTGCCGGCACCACGCGCGACAGCATCTACTCGCGCTACAACAAGTTTGGCTTCGACTTCTACCTGGTCGACACGGCCGGCATACGCAAGAAGAACAAGGTGAACGAGGACATCGAGTACTACTCGGTGCTGCGCTCGATACGCGCCATCGAGTACAGCGATGTGTGCATTCTCATCATCGATGCCACGCGAGGCATCGAGAGCCAGGACGTGAACATCTTCTCCATCATCGAGAAAAACCGCAAGGGCCTCGTGGTGCTGGTCAACAAGTGGGACATTGCCCACGACAAGAGCATGAAGAGCATCGACTACATGGAGCAGACCATCAAGGCCCGCTTTGCCCCGTTCACCGACTTTCCCATCGTCTTCGGGTCGGCGCTCACCAAGCAGCGCATTTTCAAGGTGCTGCAAGAGGCCATCAACGTGCAGGAGAACCGCAAGCGCATCATCCCCACCTCGCAGCTCAACAACGCCATGCAGGAAATCATAGGTGCCTACCCGCCCCCTGCCACCAAGGGCAAGCTCGTGAAGATCAAGTATGTGACCATGCTCAAAGAGGCCAAGGTGCCCACTTTTGTCTTCTTCTGCAACTTGCCGCAGTGGATCAAGGACCCCTACAAGCGCTATCTCGAGAACCAGATACGCGAGCGGTGGAATTTTGCCGGCACGCCTATTAACCTGTATTTCAGGCAGAAGTGA
- a CDS encoding protein O-mannosyl-transferase family encodes MKKYNIINNTLGWIIFAVAAFTYLSTIEPTASYWDCPEFVAQAFKSEVGHPPGNPIFILAGRFAANFAGGDVMKVAKCVNAMSALLSAATILLLFWTITHLVKRLVVRDGEDDKMSLAQYLVVMGSGVCGALAYTWSDTFWFSAVEAEVYAFSSFCTALVFWLILKWENRASEPQSDRWIILIAYVFGFSLGVHLLNLLCIPAIALVFYYRNYKNTTVTGSLITLAISFAVIVLILWGLEPGFVELGGYFDYFFVNVLGVPYNVGVVVYAVLTLAAFGWCIYELHRGGSDKAISWSFFLSIFMSGIPFIGESMFIPVVILVALGLYLFRFMKKVPVRIFSNVILSILMIFIGFTCYSLIIVRSNANTPLDENSPNSMFALSGYLSRDQYGKTPLLYGQVYTATTPQYQSDENGRATARMTKGAKQYTRVVKTHAGEPDRYIMKGYNGDLVYPREMCMLFPRVWSAQHTDYYNSYFNVQENPFDNVLATIVVDADGNPDTRFQQSQQLLPRPSFADNLDFFFGYQLNYMYFRYFMWNFAGRQNDIQGLNGQSGDVTRGNWISGIPAIDNARLGDQSLMPTDYTTGNKGHNVFYCLPLLLGIIGLLWQAFAGKRGIEQFWVVFFLFFMTGIAIVLYLNQPPLQPRERDYAYAGSFYAFAIWIGMGVAGLWRAAVWLLTKGKKAKTENEAAQIDRQASSSTPALAMAVVAAVIGLLVPLQMVSQTWDDHDRSNRYACHDFGMNYLSSVAPNGIIFTNGDNDTFPLWYLQEVEGYRTDVRVVNLSYLATDWYISQMQRAAYQSKPLPMLAGPTTYAYDSRQGNLIDGGDTDTKMSVDQALTKDYSDNSDTSDDGHVTGHLPSGNLYIPANVDAAVAAGIIKKSQADQAQSNIDIDLLAAHRGEPTIQLTSSDLMALDIINASIKGGWKRPCYFACTVDNRLYTVYSPYLQNTGMAYQITPLRTQSMGQDPVCNTDTMYRNVTERFRWGGLDQPDAEKKLYLDETVRRMVSTTRSQMINLAGDLANEADTFKLAGDKARAQQRVKMALNVLDLMVKKMPERVCPYSFVIFNDSYISAKMAMSQVYEQLSKTASRPDLHSKAVALLEQDAMRYSQWLKFEASLPEGLGMCDQDRNVCNAFYPQLMMYYKQINAGGYNALLQKLRAHGVNTNQVEYNIKALLRQQQQYQQQSMIEAQRAAAAAVDSTAPQGQNMPGQGGDQDGNSNPLMGLQGMPGGSGEGDDQRQ; translated from the coding sequence ATGAAGAAATACAACATTATCAACAACACGCTGGGTTGGATCATCTTTGCGGTGGCGGCATTCACCTACCTGTCGACCATTGAGCCAACGGCGAGTTACTGGGACTGCCCTGAGTTTGTGGCTCAGGCGTTCAAGAGCGAGGTGGGCCACCCGCCTGGCAACCCCATCTTTATTTTGGCAGGTCGCTTTGCCGCCAATTTTGCCGGCGGCGATGTGATGAAAGTGGCCAAGTGTGTAAACGCAATGTCGGCGCTGCTGAGCGCTGCCACCATCCTGCTGCTGTTCTGGACGATTACTCACCTGGTGAAGAGACTGGTGGTGCGCGACGGCGAGGACGACAAGATGAGCCTTGCGCAGTACCTTGTGGTGATGGGCAGCGGCGTGTGCGGTGCCCTGGCCTACACGTGGAGCGACACGTTCTGGTTCTCGGCCGTCGAGGCCGAGGTTTATGCCTTCTCGTCGTTCTGCACGGCGCTGGTGTTCTGGCTCATACTCAAGTGGGAGAACCGGGCCAGCGAGCCGCAGAGCGACCGGTGGATCATCCTCATCGCCTACGTGTTTGGCTTCTCGCTGGGTGTGCACCTGCTCAACCTGCTGTGCATCCCGGCCATTGCCCTGGTATTCTACTACCGCAACTACAAGAACACCACGGTGACGGGCTCGCTCATCACGCTGGCCATCTCGTTTGCGGTCATTGTGCTCATCTTGTGGGGCTTGGAGCCAGGCTTTGTGGAGCTGGGCGGCTACTTCGACTATTTCTTTGTCAATGTGCTGGGCGTGCCCTACAACGTGGGTGTTGTGGTCTATGCCGTGCTCACGCTGGCAGCCTTCGGGTGGTGCATCTATGAGCTGCACCGCGGCGGCAGCGACAAGGCCATATCGTGGTCGTTCTTCCTGAGCATCTTCATGTCGGGTATCCCGTTTATAGGCGAGAGCATGTTTATCCCCGTCGTCATCCTTGTGGCGTTGGGCCTGTATCTGTTCCGCTTCATGAAGAAGGTGCCGGTGCGCATCTTCTCCAACGTGATACTGAGCATACTCATGATCTTCATAGGCTTCACGTGCTACTCGCTCATCATCGTGCGCAGCAATGCCAACACGCCGCTCGACGAGAACTCGCCCAACAGCATGTTTGCCCTCTCGGGCTACCTGAGCCGCGACCAGTATGGCAAGACGCCGCTGCTCTACGGCCAGGTCTACACGGCCACCACGCCGCAGTACCAGAGCGACGAAAACGGCCGCGCCACGGCCCGCATGACCAAGGGGGCGAAACAGTATACCCGCGTGGTGAAGACCCATGCCGGCGAGCCCGACAGGTATATCATGAAGGGCTACAACGGCGACCTTGTGTATCCCCGCGAGATGTGCATGCTGTTTCCGCGTGTGTGGTCGGCCCAGCACACCGACTACTACAACAGCTACTTCAACGTGCAGGAGAACCCCTTCGACAACGTGCTGGCCACCATCGTGGTCGATGCCGACGGCAACCCCGACACGCGCTTCCAGCAGTCGCAGCAGTTGCTGCCCCGGCCCTCGTTTGCCGACAATCTTGACTTCTTCTTTGGCTACCAGCTCAACTACATGTACTTCCGCTACTTCATGTGGAACTTTGCCGGCCGCCAGAACGACATACAGGGTCTCAACGGGCAGAGCGGCGACGTGACCCGCGGCAACTGGATATCGGGCATCCCGGCCATCGACAACGCCCGCCTGGGCGACCAGAGCCTCATGCCCACCGACTACACCACAGGCAACAAGGGGCACAACGTGTTCTACTGCCTGCCGTTGCTGCTGGGCATCATAGGCCTGCTGTGGCAAGCCTTTGCCGGCAAGCGCGGCATCGAGCAATTCTGGGTGGTGTTTTTCCTGTTCTTCATGACGGGCATCGCCATTGTGCTCTACCTCAACCAGCCACCCTTGCAGCCGCGTGAGCGCGACTATGCCTATGCTGGCTCGTTCTATGCTTTCGCTATATGGATAGGCATGGGCGTGGCCGGGCTGTGGCGTGCAGCGGTGTGGCTGCTCACTAAGGGCAAGAAAGCCAAGACCGAGAATGAAGCTGCCCAGATCGACCGCCAGGCCAGCTCGAGCACTCCCGCCCTGGCCATGGCTGTGGTGGCTGCTGTGATAGGCCTGCTGGTGCCCTTGCAGATGGTGAGCCAGACGTGGGACGACCACGACCGGTCCAACCGCTATGCCTGCCACGACTTCGGCATGAACTACCTGTCGAGCGTGGCGCCCAACGGCATCATCTTCACCAACGGCGACAACGACACCTTCCCGCTGTGGTACCTGCAGGAGGTGGAGGGCTACCGCACCGACGTGCGCGTGGTGAACCTCTCCTACCTGGCTACCGACTGGTATATCTCGCAGATGCAGCGTGCTGCCTACCAATCCAAGCCGCTGCCCATGCTGGCCGGCCCCACCACCTATGCCTACGACTCGCGCCAGGGCAACCTGATCGACGGTGGCGACACCGATACCAAGATGAGCGTGGACCAAGCCTTGACAAAGGACTATAGCGACAACAGCGACACCAGCGACGATGGCCACGTGACCGGCCACCTGCCCTCGGGCAACCTCTATATCCCGGCCAACGTCGACGCTGCCGTGGCTGCCGGCATCATCAAGAAGAGCCAGGCCGACCAGGCACAGAGCAACATCGACATCGACCTGCTTGCTGCTCACCGCGGCGAGCCGACCATTCAGCTCACCTCGAGCGACCTGATGGCCCTCGACATCATCAACGCCAGCATCAAGGGCGGCTGGAAGCGTCCCTGCTACTTTGCCTGCACGGTCGACAACCGCCTCTACACCGTGTATTCACCCTACCTGCAGAACACGGGCATGGCCTACCAGATCACCCCGTTGCGCACGCAGAGCATGGGCCAGGACCCCGTGTGCAACACCGACACGATGTATCGCAACGTGACCGAGCGCTTCCGTTGGGGCGGTCTTGACCAGCCCGATGCCGAGAAGAAGCTCTATCTCGACGAGACCGTGCGGCGCATGGTATCGACCACCCGCAGCCAGATGATCAACCTGGCCGGCGACCTGGCCAACGAGGCCGACACCTTCAAGCTGGCCGGCGACAAGGCCCGGGCGCAACAGCGCGTGAAGATGGCACTCAACGTGCTCGACCTCATGGTCAAGAAGATGCCTGAGCGCGTGTGCCCCTACTCGTTTGTGATCTTCAACGACAGCTACATCAGTGCCAAGATGGCCATGAGCCAGGTCTATGAGCAGCTCAGCAAGACGGCCTCGCGCCCCGACCTGCACAGCAAGGCCGTGGCCCTGCTCGAGCAAGACGCCATGCGCTACTCGCAGTGGCTCAAGTTCGAGGCATCGCTGCCCGAGGGGCTTGGCATGTGTGATCAGGACCGCAACGTGTGCAATGCCTTCTATCCGCAGCTCATGATGTACTACAAGCAGATCAATGCCGGCGGCTACAATGCCCTGTTGCAAAAGCTCAGGGCCCACGGTGTGAATACCAACCAGGTTGAGTACAACATCAAGGCTCTCTTGCGCCAGCAGCAGCAATACCAGCAGCAAAGCATGATCGAGGCCCAGCGTGCAGCAGCGGCCGCAGTCGACAGCACTGCCCCCCAGGGCCAGAACATGCCCGGGCAGGGCGGCGACCAGGACGGCAACAGCAACCCGCTCATGGGCTTGCAGGGCATGCCTGGCGGCAGCGGTGAGGGCGACGACCAGCGTCAATAA
- the rpmF gene encoding 50S ribosomal protein L32, whose product MAHPKRRQSKTRTAKRRTHDVAVAPTIAQCPNCGAWHVYHTVCPECGYYRGKKVTGEEAAV is encoded by the coding sequence ATGGCACATCCTAAACGTAGACAATCAAAGACTCGCACAGCCAAGCGCCGCACCCACGACGTGGCTGTAGCTCCAACTATTGCACAATGCCCCAACTGCGGCGCATGGCATGTTTATCACACAGTATGCCCCGAGTGCGGTTACTACCGCGGCAAGAAGGTGACTGGTGAGGAAGCAGCAGTGTAA
- a CDS encoding RNA polymerase sigma factor translates to MEKKEKLEAQFHELVKAHKSTIYSVCYMFSSDPDEVNDLFQDSLINIWKGLGSYAGQSSLKTWLWRITLNTCISAGRKKKLKKVPLDMNVNLFEDRDAQSRQVKLLHDRIQRLQPFDRAIVLLWLENISYEEIGQIVGISTKNVSIRLFRIREQLKNMKEDE, encoded by the coding sequence ATGGAGAAGAAAGAAAAGCTGGAAGCCCAGTTCCACGAGCTGGTGAAAGCGCACAAGAGCACCATCTACTCGGTGTGCTACATGTTCTCGAGCGACCCCGACGAGGTAAACGACCTCTTTCAGGACTCGCTCATCAATATATGGAAAGGACTGGGCTCCTATGCCGGGCAAAGCAGCCTCAAGACCTGGCTGTGGCGCATCACCCTGAACACCTGCATCTCGGCCGGTCGCAAGAAAAAGCTGAAGAAAGTGCCTCTCGACATGAATGTCAACCTCTTTGAGGACCGTGATGCACAATCGCGGCAGGTGAAGCTGCTGCACGACCGCATACAGCGCCTGCAACCCTTCGACCGCGCCATCGTGCTGCTGTGGCTCGAGAACATAAGCTACGAGGAGATAGGCCAGATTGTGGGCATCTCGACCAAGAATGTATCGATAAGGCTGTTTCGCATACGCGAGCAGCTCAAAAACATGAAAGAAGATGAGTAA
- a CDS encoding YceD family protein, which translates to MASYKLPLKRLSLGVQEFTYHLGKDFFNDIEPLEVRGGNVDAVVSVDRKSDDIYQIEMTLKGEITIPCDRCLDDMQWAVDTSYDLSVKEGDEYDDSVDNVLTIPSHWRELDLAPLLRDTVLLTIPIKHVHPEGGCNAQMLERLSQHMAADEPLRSGREDTGSYNLGDDPRWEALRKLKDNN; encoded by the coding sequence ATGGCCTCATACAAGTTGCCACTCAAGCGCTTGTCGCTTGGTGTTCAGGAATTTACCTATCACTTGGGCAAGGATTTCTTCAACGATATCGAGCCACTCGAGGTGAGAGGCGGCAACGTTGATGCCGTGGTGAGCGTCGACCGCAAGAGCGACGACATCTACCAGATAGAGATGACCTTGAAAGGCGAAATCACGATTCCCTGCGACCGCTGCCTCGACGACATGCAATGGGCCGTCGACACCAGCTACGACTTGAGCGTTAAAGAAGGCGACGAGTATGACGACAGCGTCGACAACGTGCTCACCATACCCTCGCACTGGCGCGAGCTCGACCTGGCGCCGCTGCTGCGCGACACGGTGCTGCTCACCATTCCCATCAAGCACGTGCACCCCGAGGGGGGCTGCAATGCCCAAATGCTCGAGCGCCTGAGCCAGCACATGGCCGCCGACGAGCCGCTGCGCTCGGGCCGCGAAGATACAGGAAGCTACAATCTCGGAGACGACCCACGATGGGAGGCTCTGAGAAAACTAAAAGATAACAACTAA
- the queG gene encoding tRNA epoxyqueuosine(34) reductase QueG: MSGSPCDIALRVKQQARLLGFDACGYAQAGPVSSQAAARYGQWLAQGKNGCMAWAGNYRDLRCDPTLLLPGAKTVISLAMNYYPRRFKPAGTAQMAYYAYGRDYHEVVRDRARQLARCIEQLTGCTSRVCVDSAPVLERYWAQRAGIGYPGLNGLVIIPGRGSYFFLCELLTTLELPPDAPCTLTCQGCHACERSCPAGALQGGALDARRCISCLTIEYRGAELPQWLAPAIGDRVYGCDACQQCCPHNRDATGTAVPEFQPSDELLALTLDDIAGMDQARFSRLFSHSAVKRAKLAGLQRNAAFIKRRRR; the protein is encoded by the coding sequence TTGAGCGGCTCCCCATGTGATATTGCCCTGCGCGTGAAGCAGCAGGCGAGGCTCCTGGGCTTTGACGCCTGCGGCTATGCCCAAGCGGGCCCGGTGAGCAGCCAGGCGGCTGCCCGCTATGGCCAGTGGCTGGCCCAGGGCAAGAACGGCTGCATGGCCTGGGCGGGCAACTACCGCGACCTGCGCTGCGACCCCACCCTGCTGCTGCCCGGCGCCAAGACGGTGATAAGCCTGGCCATGAACTACTATCCGCGCCGTTTCAAGCCTGCCGGCACGGCACAGATGGCCTATTACGCCTACGGGCGCGATTACCACGAGGTGGTGCGCGACCGCGCTCGGCAGCTGGCGCGCTGCATCGAGCAGCTCACGGGTTGCACGAGCCGCGTGTGTGTGGACTCGGCCCCCGTGCTTGAGCGCTACTGGGCGCAGCGTGCAGGCATAGGGTACCCGGGGCTCAACGGCCTTGTCATCATACCCGGCCGTGGAAGCTATTTTTTCTTGTGCGAGCTGTTGACCACGCTCGAGTTGCCGCCCGACGCGCCGTGCACCCTCACGTGCCAGGGCTGCCATGCTTGCGAGCGCAGCTGTCCTGCCGGCGCTCTCCAGGGCGGCGCTCTCGACGCCCGCCGCTGCATCTCGTGTCTCACCATCGAGTATCGCGGTGCCGAGCTGCCCCAGTGGCTGGCCCCGGCGATAGGCGACCGCGTGTACGGCTGCGATGCCTGCCAGCAGTGCTGTCCCCACAACCGCGATGCCACGGGCACGGCCGTGCCCGAGTTCCAGCCCAGCGACGAGCTGCTTGCCCTCACGCTCGACGACATCGCGGGCATGGACCAGGCCCGATTCTCGCGCCTGTTCAGCCACAGCGCCGTCAAGCGCGCCAAGCTCGCGGGGCTGCAGCGCAATGCCGCCTTCATCAAGCGCCGCCGGCGTTAG